The stretch of DNA ttacgaacaactcctgtgttgaacacttcttcatccgaagccatctagataagtatttgagcccatcttcagcatctggtcggattggcctcgacagtttctactgttcatggcagcaagctttcccggcaaggttactgttcatggcggcaagctttcccccggcaaggttactgttcacggcggcaagctttccccggcaggttactgttcacggcggcaagctttcccccggcaaggttactgttcacggcggcaagctttcccgggcaaggtttttgaggcagtaaacgacctcggatgaaaatgtgtccaaaagcaaagttgactgttttgacgagacgaaaaactttcgtgttgaacgttttccgattcgaggccatcttctgggccaaaacactcacgcattacatcagacacttgccaagACATGTCTGGTCTTCCGCGTCATATTGCGTGGGGTCGTACGAGGCTTGGTGTATCTATCTACCTATATACAATCCCTATATGCGTGATTAATTTCCACTGGTGTTGAAATAGCTAATCAAACTTGCTGCCCGGTAGCTAATCTGACTTGCGGCGGTGAAGCAGACTCTGTGGAGGGCTCGTTTGCTCTGTGATTAATTTCCACTGGTGTTGATTCTCCCtccttttgaaaagaaaaaaaatctgttttGGCTATATATTTCCTGTCATATGTTTTGTTCACATACTGCTGAAAGCTTAGCAATACACATCATTGACTCTACGCTTTTGTAACTGCAGGCTAATCCTAAAACAGGGAAGGCGGCATTCATATTCATTTATGTCTTTTTACACTGTGAATATATTTACTTACTTCGCTTTGGTTCCTTTTTCAGGTAAGAATAATACTtccaattttttatttattttagatgCTTTCCTTTGATTATTCATCAGTTTAATTGCATTACACCTGAAATTTTGTAGGGCCATGGCCAGGAACGGCGCAAAGAAGGTGGCtaacaagaagaagaagcagaaggagggaGCTGCCAAATTGGAGATTGAGGAGCCACAGGTCCGTAGACCACCCAATTGCCGCTGTATCGCACTAAAGGAGCAGATTGCTTATCCGTCAAAGTCTGTAACAGTGTATGTCGAGGGTCTTGCAAATGATATAACTGAGGTTGGGGAACCTGCTGGGGAGTTTATCCGCCCACAAAATCCGGAGGGGAACCTAATACCACCTGCTCAGAAGATATTTCTGCGGATTATTCATATGACCTTTGATGAAATTGAAGCAGGCTGGCCCTTCAGCAAGCTGAATCAAGACACTGTGATCGTAACAGAGCTTGATGTCCCACTACTACGTGAGGACAATAGGGTTGAGGCCAGCGATGCCACTGTTGCAAGCTGCGTTAACCAGCTGGCGAATATGCTGCACAGCATCATCAATGCCGCCAGCCCAAGCTACGCAGCAAACCCATCAGTAAATAAGGATCTCCAGCACTTAATCAAGCTAATAAGGGAGTACCAGAGAGGGGCCAGCAGCTTTCTGATTCGGTACCACGCAACTAATCTGCCGATCATAAACAGGTGCCAGACCTACATAAAGATGTTTGATCATGTGACTCAGATCTTAAGGTTCACCGATCCAGAGGCTTACAatgtggtgatgaaggcggtggagGTCCCGGCGGGCTGGGATGGCAACGTAGTGCAGAATGAATTCCTCGCCCTGTACTTTTACCAGTAAGTATAAGTAAAATGGCACAATATGTTTCCTTTTACCTTTTCATCATAGCTGTTTACTTTCACATCGTTCACTGAGGACTGATGACTCCCAATATGTTTTTTTTCAGTGGCCACTACGATCCAACAGGTACGAAACCCACAACAGATCCTGTTCTAGAGCCTCTAAGATACATGAGGCATTGCCCTTCACACGTGATGCTCCGCGGAGGTTTAGTTGCTTTCACACGGACAGATCTTGGATTTGCGCTATATCAAAGAATGCCCCAAGTGGTGCTATCGATGCAGATGGCCCTTCAAAGGCTGGGAGAGCTGAAATACCTAGGCACAGAGAGCGATTTTCAAGGTCTTCTTAGGATACAGATATAGAACAGTGTGCCAAGCCACCTCTCCCATCTCGGAGGGGGAGTAACTATACGTGTACATAATTAATTACGTTGTGGGCATTATGGCTGTTAACTGTAAATTTATTCACAGCAGTGGAACCCCCTATTGCTACATCCCATATGTTACAACTTATTACGCGAGTCCTGTTAGTATGTTTGTTGTTTCAGTTGAAACTATACGTTCTGTCCTGTTTATCATAAATGTAGCTTTTGGCGTACTGCTGGTGCGAGGCACACTGCCTGTAAAGTCATCTCCAAGGGAATTGCACAACCATCCATTTACTGATGCTGATTTTGCTGATATGATATCTGACAATTGGGTCTCGCTTTTAAGACGTATGGCAAAATAAATTGTCAATGTCAGCCGGCCAACTAAAACTGTCAATTCTAACCTACCTAGTGTAGTACAGTATAAGGTTTCTAGCCAACTCGCTCTCACGGTGATCCCTGATTGGTGGCGTTCTCGGCGGTCCGATTCACAGTTGTTTTCACCGTGCAGTTCTTTTCTATGGCCAACGACGGGTGGGCTCGTCCCATGTGTCTATTGGCTGTGTGTGCAATTCCGACGTGCGAGCCAGCCTTCTCGTAGCATCTCGCGGCTTGGGAACGACACGACCGCACGAATGTCAGGACCTAGTTGTTCTACGTGATCAGAGTAGAGATTTGTGTGGACGAATTTTAGAGAATTGCGAGGAAAGAGACCCCGATTTGGGAATTATATTACTATCGGGTGTGCCGTATAAGTTTAGGGTTTACCCCTGAGAGAAATTCTGGAAGATTCAATACCCAGCTCAGCCACAACCCGGCTGTTAAGTGGGTGGATGCCTTGCGGTACACAGCGGAACATGAATAGTAACAGTAATGGAAAGTAAATCTAACAGTTCACGACGAAAGAAACTTGAGGCGTCTCTTGGACCGTTGGATTGACTGAATCGGTATGTGCTGAAATTGGCATAGTTAACTGAAGAATAATCTTCATATAGCGTGACCTGACATTACCCCCTCCTGAAGAGCCGACGTGTCCTCACGGCGTAGCAGGGGCGGGGCCAGAAAATTAAGTCGATGGGTTCATTCATTGATTCTTTTGAGAATTTAGTACGAATTAAGTAGGTGTAACATCCAATTTCACACTATCATATAATTAATGAGAGTACATCACTAAAAGACAACATAACAACGAAAAATATGCCATCACATATATACTTTTTGCTTTAAAAAACAGTGCAAATTACGTGTGTACATACTGCAAGTAACTTCAGGTTTAGCTTCTCTCATAAAAAAATACAGGAAAAAAATATTACATATTAGTTTGACAAGCTTATGGTATCATCAAGTGAAAGAAGCATGTAAAAGCACTCATATTTGAGAGTGTCTCCTTTCAACCATTCAAGGCGTTAATTGCTAATAACTAGTGGTtggggcgcaccactggtgcgccgccTGAGCGGAAGCTCAGCGGTGCAAGGTAGGTGGCGCTCCTTGCACTTTCTTGTATATATGATGTTAATTAATCAGACACGAAGTATAGTAAGATGAAGTGCTTGTACATTGCTGGAAGTAAACAACATAGTAGCCCGTCCAACAACCCTTTTTGGTCGGCTTTACATTCCAGTTCACACTTCATGAAATCGTTGCTTCAGTTCAGTACCACTGCCACATCGATACATTTCACCGGATCAATACTACAAATTCTACTTTTGTACAGCGCGGCACTGCCCGCGCTAAGGGCAGCATGGCTCTGTCAAGGTCTACTTGTGTGTTCTGTTGCTGGTAGTTGCCGATGACAGTCTGGTGTACAGCCATCACGTCAAGCATGAGCCACATCTCGCCGGAGTCACCCACACAATACTCTTCGACCGCCCCTGACCTCCTCCCATGATTGCCGTCAGCCCTCGCCTCCTCATTCACCCCCTTCTATTTTTTGCTTCAGTACTGTACACGAACAGAAGATTCAGCTAGTGATACTCTAGATCTAACAGTAGGTGCAACATAAAAGTGAACTTGCCATACATCCATGCTCGATAGATGAAACGCGACAGAAAGATATCACAGTGTAAACTATGCCAAACAAATTCTCCACCCACACCTTACTTAAGATTAGACATTTTCTTACAACTGAATTGCACATTGGTGGCTACCAAACAATTGGTTCAAGACATTTTCCTTCTAGCAAAAGCCACAATCATTTGAAAATTCCATCACTACCATATATACTCGTATCGCAAGGAGCGAATGTTCCATTTCAGAATTCCATCGCGCCATTGCCTGTCGCCTAAGAGGAACATGTGCGCTCGGTCCTTATATTCATCTAGAGAAAAAGGAAACCTTCATGGAGAAAAGAAAACTGAGTttagaaataaagaaaaagaaatctACTCAAGCAGTAAAGAGCATTAAGTAACCAATGGATTACCTCCATAgaatgaaaaaaaacaaaattatACATTCGGAAAATCTCAAATTTAGGCCAGGTTCTAATTTGGAAGTTCAGTACCTTATAATCAGGAACCCTGATATCAGGTGACACAAGGAGAATGTTCTCTGTCTTGAGATCCACATGAATAAGCTGCAGGTCAGGCATAGCTGCAGGGGTAAGAAAATAGAATTGTTATGTATAGGTACAAAAGAAGAAAAATGAATAGGTGCTTACAACTGCCAGGTACAGACAGAAGGAAACAATTTAGCACACTACGAAAAaaggtttccccccgctttatattataaagcaacagcTGAGCATACAACCATGAATAccacaaaaagaaagaagaagaagaagaagaagaaagaaggcgaCAGAGGATACAAGATGCAACCGGACAACAACAGTCCTGACAACCCTAGAAGCTAGGACATCGAGGACCCCGGCAACTCCAGGACATGCCCACGATACGCTCACGCtaatggagcggctgccgccggagGAGGAGCACAACCGTCGACTCCCATACCGTTGCCCGGCCATCCGAGAGCTCGCTGGATCCCGGATGGACTGGGAGAGGATGGCAACACGCTACCACGCCGGCAAAGCTACTCCGATCAACGCCACCGCCTCGGGCCACACCACGAAGAACACCGAACATTGTCGAGCAGGACCAACAGACCGACCACGCCAAAGCCACGACCACCACTCACCCATCCCAAAGGCGGCGTCTTCAAGAAGAAAGCGACGCCAAGAAGCCATCGCCGCCCAATCCAAGGGGGTTGGGTTTTCACCCGGGACAAGGAGAGGGGGAGCATGGGCTAGGACTCGATGCTGACTCCAAGAAGTAGAACGGCGACGGAGTGCCGCCGGCATCGTGGCTGCCGCAGCCCGCCAAGGGTTTCCCCCATCCGTAGCCCACTCCGACCAACCACCAACCAGCCACACGAGGTCGCCGGCAACCGAGTCGACGTGGGCGACCAGAGAACATCGAGGTCGCCGTCTTCGAATCCAGATCCATGCTCACCGCCGACTCGCCGCCCGCACGGCTAAGTCCAGCGACCGGAAACATCAGCAACACCTCCCCCCGTCGTCAGGGAGGGGCGCCCTCACCGGAGGAGGCCGCCGCCACCACACCAGCGCCACCCAAACTGGAGGCCCCACCACCACGCCACCTACCCCGCCAGCCGCCGGCCACGGCAGGGCAGGTCGCCCGTGGTCCAGGCCGCACGCAGCCCCCGCCACCTGCCGGGCCGCCGGCGCCAGATCTGACCGGATCCGACGGGTGTGTCACCACCAGAGACCGCAGCCACCGCGCCGCAAGAGGAAGctccgcgcgccgccgcccagAGCACCCGCCGCCGCACCGCTGCGCCCCGCGCCAACGCAGCGCCTCCGCCCGCCCGGGCTGTCCCGCGCCAGCCGGGGGAGGGCGAGGGCAGGAAAAACGAGGCCCCTCCGCCGCCGAAGCCAGCCGGGCTTCGCCCGCTGGCccttgccggcggcggcgaggggaggagggagggagcgGCGGCAGCGGGGGGGGGGAGAGAACAATTTAGCACACCACAATAAGGTTTCAACAAAATAGTAATTTGTCTAATACATCAGACTGCAGAATTAAACCGAATACTAAACTATCTTTGGTTCACCGTGTATATGATCTTGTTTAAAAATCTTGAGTTTAAAAGTGAAAACATATTGCAGCTGACTGTATAAAATTATATGCACTGTCAACACAGGTGGATTAGGTAAACTATCAACACATCTTCTACCATAGGTGCTCGTGCCAATTGATACTTTCCTGTAAAGATTCCCATTCCACCTAAAATGCAAGACACATGGGGAATTACAGTTAGCAGTGTTCTACTACAACTTTTCATATAATTCTTTCTttaaaaacaaaatgacattttttTCATGAAGAATGAAAGATCAATGATTTATTGTTTCGATAAGAGTCCTCACCTGTGAGCAAAGTGGAAGGATTCACCCGGGTCATACTCATAGAACCTAGCAGCAAGATCGCAGTATTTATTAACCTGATAAACATCATAGTCTTAGGTAGGTCCTGACATTCAAATCCCGAGTTGGACACTATCACAGGCCATGTGGTGATGCAACATAGAAAATATATGTGAGCATTCTCAAATTATAACCAAATCCAAATCCACAGATTTTTCATGTCCTATAACATGTACAATATTCATTCCGTTTTAGCACCAAAACAAGAAATTGCGTCTATTCGATAATATATGCTTCAGATATTTAAGAAACAAATTATATGTAGCAACAAAGGTTGCAAATATACCATCCAAAAAGGATTGTAAACAGCAGAACCTAGAAGCTGCATATGTATTTGTTATTCAACCATCAACCCAAATTCCTGACTACATAAGAAACATCTTTGAGATTCTAAATCATCTTCGAAAGAACACTGGCCCTCTAATGATACTGGATTATACTATAAGCTAAAATTTTGATTTATGTATGGTGAAGCTAATTACACTATAACAATCCATTCTTGACAAAATAATCATCGCAGACTAAATAATAACTTGAGTAGGGTAGCATCAAATTTACAAAACTATCCCaccaaaaaataaatagtaaatgcAGTGCTTGTTTGTGTCCCATATAACATAATTATTATTACTGGATTTCCTCACTTTCTCCTTGCCTCCAGAATATCCATTAGGGGGGGATACATGATAGTTGTTGTCCCAGCATCACGGTCAGGTTTAATCCTTATTTAAATCTCACCACCATCAGCCAACACAAAGGGATTAGTACACTGAGAAATTTTAGCCTATCGAATGCATCACTCACATTCCTGGGTTTAAACATAAAATTTTTTAGATTAGATAGACAGTATTATTTCTAATAATAGTTTAACTACTACACATCTTGAGAAACACATTAGCCTTACATTCTCCCAAAAGAACACTTCTGGCTGTACAGGCTATGAACAATCAAATCCATCGATCGCCTAACCTACACAACAGAAAGAGAAACTTCATAAACATCCAATCCTAGAAATGACAAAATCTACACACAAACTATTTCGCAACAACCTCCTAAATTTCGTCTCTTGCAATAAATGGAACACGAATGAGCAATCCAGAACAGCCTCCTAAATGCTCCAAATCCAAAATCCAAACAGATGTCAGATCAAGTTATCAACGCAGGCAGAGTGAAACCATCGAACCAAGTAACCAAATCGGAGCCTCGATCGGACCCAACAGCGAGCAAGCAACGAACCTAGGGTGTCATTGCCCGACCCTTGATTCTGTGTTGTCGTTCTTTATCTCTACTGTTGAATCCAAATTACTACTATGACATGATAACATATACTTGATCTAATGGACAATATTCCTAAGAACTGTACCTGGACGCAGTGCTTTATCATTCTTGAGTACATTTTTTTATTGTGCATCCTGTGTATACAACTACTTGAATCATCTAACTGCAGACTCCACTAGTGACTTCAGCGGAAAGGTTGTCATGGCTGCCATAATGGGTAATATATGAATTTTCAAATAATTTGAACAATTAGCATGTTTTGTATTTCTAGCCATATGGAATGTGCTGGCGTTACTCACATACAGAATGCATCAGATTTAGTTCAGCCACTTCATTTCTCATTCTGCAGTTCAGAAAGTGAACAAGAATGAAATTCACTTGTAAATGTAACAAACTGGGCCTGATTTGCAAAACCTGACGAATGCGCACCTGAACCGCACAAGTGAGCTACTTCACATAGCTAGTACCCGCGAACTGGAATTATGGGACGAGTTGCACGAACCCTGTCCAACAGAAACCAAATTTCAGAGCAGGTTGTGAATCACACGCTATGGACTGCAAGAAACACACAGAATCGTGTGGCATAAGTACAAACAGGTGATAAGCAGCAATCCCCGACACAAAACATAACCAAACAACGCGGCAGAAGCAGTCACAAACATGGATGAATCCATGATCAGGGCCGTTTCCAGGAATTCGGGGCCCCGGTGCGAAACACAGAATGGGGCCTAAAATTTGGGTGCATAGTTGTTATTTCATGCACGATTTGTCCGTTTTACAAACCTAAAATGTAATATAAGTGGCTTCAAGCACTACACGAATTGTAGTTTTACAAAGATAATAAAACAAAACAAGATCAATCCTTGAATTTTAAATGAtcgactatcttggaaatcttggaTGCGTGACAACATGAGCAAACAACAAAACGATGGATGAGCCAATGTGTATGTACACAAAAGATGATAACAATAATTATTATATGTACTAAGAAAAAGAATAAGAACAGAGGGAGGCTCCCCTCTGTCTTATTCTTATAACAATAATAATACTTATAATTATAAGTATTCGATATAGTGTTTACAAGATGAACAGATGTGAAAAAATTATAATTATTCAATATATTGTTTGCCAAAATGGATATGTATCCTAATTAATATAATTATTCAACAGGAAAAAGTAACATAAATTAGATAGGATTTTTTAAAATGAATTAGATAGGGTATTGGCTTAGGTACACCtaattgatgaagtaatggattaGTCGGTGTTATACACTGGCTCTCCACCAATGGCTGCTTTCTGGTTGGCGCCTCTAGCCGTGAATGAGAAAAGACGCCTACACGCGAAACAAGAGCTCTTGTTTCTCCCGaaaaaatagagagaaaggaaaaaCAGCTCTCCCGGGATTTGTATTTTTTTTCCCTTCTCGATTGAGGGGGCTCACGGGGGGTTGTGTACTTGTGTGCCTCGAGCGatcgaacaagagaacctccagcgACCAGCCCGAGAAGGCCCCAAACTGGAAGCTGCAGCGACCAGGCCTACAAGGCCGAAAGGAAAAGGCTCAAAATAGTGACTGTACAGCAATATGCGCCCAGAACTGGGGGCCCATAGGATTTGGGGGCCCTGTGCGGTCGCACAGCCCGCACAGGCCTGTGGACGGCCCTGTCCATGATGAATCACACCTAAGCTGATGCAGAGAGCAACAGCAAACACATGATCAACACCCCACACATTCTAATACTTAAATTCCAGCTTTACTGATGCTCGATTTTCATTTTCTCAGTGAACAAAACTGAGGTCTCCAACTTACTGCTTAATGGTTTTGTGAAGCCGcaaaaaaatagaaaggaaaaaGTATTATAATATTATTACAAGGCTGCACAGATGAACATATAAGCATAAGAGCTTTATTTTGCGGATGAACTATAAGAGCTTTCTGTGGAACACCACAAAAAAGAGGACAGCGGAAGAAATAACAATTCTTGAGAACAATACTAAAAATATTAACACATCAACCGATAGAAGATCGCAACAGAACATAGCTGAATAGAAATTTGAATTGACGAGAAAATAAAGGAGGCAAAAAGATGGGAGGGGGTTGAACATGATGTTAGGAGGATGGCATCCTTCCCTGCCTCATAGGAGAGGAGGCTACTGGAGATTGGGCGTCTCCTCATCCCTCGTTGTCTGAGAAGAATAAAATAGGCAAAGGTATGTGAATCTCACCTTGATCCCTCGACCAAGCCAGTCCCTCCGCCTGTCCGGCGCTCGCCGTCGCCGAGCGAGCGAACCTCGCCGTCCCTCGACCAACTCGCTCCCTCTGCCAGTCCATCGCTCGAAGTCGCCCAGCCGGCGAGCCTCACTGTCCCTCGACCAAGTTACTCCCTCTGTCTGTCCGGCGCTCGCCCCCAACCGCCGACCCCGCCCACATCCGCCCCTCCATCAACCCCTGCTCCTTCTGCCCGCAGCCGCCGTGCTGCCCTTACGCCGCTGAAGAGGccactgtgacactccaaaattttttatTAAATTTTCAACAAAAACTTTGCTggttttgaagaaggtcatttaaattcTTCCAAAAATCTCTCTCTCAAAATTTttcccttggcaaggattttatttttattttgtatcTTCTTCAACTCTGGTGTTTGAAGTATGAAAAACTTCCTTCTGATTATTCTCTTCTCAAATATTCttggaatttatttatttatttctttaaaAAGAAATCCTAGGAGTTTGGGGGTTTCTTTCTTTCTCTAAagccacccatggttttaccatgcctcatgtggtaaaacctcccaaaacccctccctccactttggggcaatcAATACTTCCTGCTCCAACAAGTTCaaaccatttttggattttatttcatttatttttcttccaaaaacaattctgtcaattattttaagcctagATGATTTACAAAGCAAGTATCTAAttgcctttgagttttgatctcaaaccaactcctctggatagtccttagcacccccaacctagatccatcaagatccactcttcttcttttcaaaattttcaagtttcagtctctgcaagtttggaccagatttgtcaaatttggtgaaattcatatctcctcttctccaataattctaccaaaattcaggcagcccccagatgcaatgagaggccaccccaccaaaaataAGCTCAAAGAGAACCTCCCTCATACCAAAatcattttgtcgaacacctgGCCAGCACTGTTACTTTGCTTTTTCAGAAAAATAAAgagattcagaaagttcagtgtcgtttcttcgtcagtgTTCAGTCACCTGTCAACTGTGCGCCTGGCGTGTTGCGCACGGCCCCTCCTCCCTGTCCAGAGCACCGCACGCGCACTTGGctggttcctggcgtcggtggcaccctggcccgcctgcgccggcgtcttccgcggcggcagagcctcccgtggcggccaacaggggACACCCTGCGgcacaacgccgttcggcaccgccaaagccacctgggagctccgcgtggccatctccctcGCCAGCGCACgcctgcagcaccgtcgccgtggcctggcacgcacagggcgcgctctctgccgccgacgtgccgcacGGCCGTTCCGTTGGGAGCAGGCCGTAACCGCCCCTGCCTTGCTGAGTTAGGCACCGGGATGGAATAAGTACTCAGTCTAGACGATGCTCAAGCCCTAAaccaaccgtccagccacagcgccgccgtaatcgctcgccggacttatcccgttcacggcaaccgcctcgggccggctataaatagcgcccccgagctcgctctcTACCCCGCAcatctccaccacctcaccagaccccgctcagccactggaagagcctcaaggggcccttcttcctcaactccggccacctccgtccgcttcgggctccggcagcGTTCTCTCTGGTGAGAGCTCCTCCACCGCCCTAGACTTGCCCGTAGCCTCATGACacctctaggagactaacccccacttcaatttgacctccgcagcactccccggcgagatccaacactacccgaaccaccgtccgccggagcaagggccgccgtcgacatggtgctcgccggtgaccaccaccaccacccaccgacgcggaaggacgcactgagcacggaggtaccacccgatccccctacctcgccgtggatcgccgccggcaaccaccgcagctctcgggcaccGACGAGCTTTGTCTCCCttgtttgaattttcaaacctggCTGGTGGGACCCCGTGTCAGCCTCTCTGTTCTTTTAAACaaaccgttttctgaaaacgccttcgggcagaatacgtCTCTCTTGGCAGTTGACGGCTTTtgagccgaagcgttttctgtttttataagttggcccctggaaactttctgtttcattacagaaaagtccctggattaaaactcttataacttttaaacagaaaatgatttttgattgattctttttctgtcctctttataTTTTTATCTAGTTTTttataagatttatttgaaaaatatttggaatatttttgtgcacctcatggtatttacgttagctcatatgtttctttataccgtagataccgaaggaggtgacggaaccgcgaacttcaccgagctaggctccgactactctgaaccaggcaagcatgcttgaacttttgatatgatgagtgtcattggcatgtttgcattaagtagtttcatgacATGTTTATGAGCATACCGATGAATGTCATATTACATGCAAAGTGAGGCAactgagtttcgaaaatccataagttGTTCGATgtgagtttgcatggccatgtgttggcatgaggatgggtaagatggcagtgttgtagcatgccagtcttatgccaaactatttgacttcagtgtcaacccATATCGGTCCAGTTTCCATCcgttttccttccctgtactaccgcatgttttccgcaaggaatatggcttagtaagttgcaaaccgctttcctggtacacaccaaatcgagaggccgtgatgatggttccatggccctggattaaagccagtcatccgatcagggggcatgggtgtttccggttgggaccgagaggggggcaccccttagagcgcgcgtatataaatttgatcccatgctattcgagattgtgatctccccatctcaaagtttttcttgaacgccgtctagggtgattcctggcatcgtgaggtgggatgggtgtgtactggttagatgtgtttcttctgaaataccgtaaacggaactagtccttcgtgactacggaaatccgttggctgtgggtaatTTAGTACAAACTCTGTAGAGTCAAAAATCCTTAAATCATCTCATCCATGTCCAAGTATtgtgttcaacttatcttgtcaaatgtcagtctcagtgacaaaactccggtgaaccacatgagtgctaagtccggttaaatgtttattcctatggatggactaacccgtttattatcgtgtgttgaatatttattatgagtattatttcttTGTGAATTTATCAAATATGAATAAGGAaatttaagccctttctgtgatgtcgctcagacgtccgactgtggcacgcttgttatttactttcgatataagccctttctgtgatgtcgctcagacgtccgactgtggcacgcttgttatttactttcaatataagccctttctgcg from Triticum dicoccoides isolate Atlit2015 ecotype Zavitan chromosome 6A, WEW_v2.0, whole genome shotgun sequence encodes:
- the LOC119314416 gene encoding uncharacterized protein LOC119314416; this encodes MARNGAKKVANKKKKQKEGAAKLEIEEPQVRRPPNCRCIALKEQIAYPSKSVTVYVEGLANDITEVGEPAGEFIRPQNPEGNLIPPAQKIFLRIIHMTFDEIEAGWPFSKLNQDTVIVTELDVPLLREDNRVEASDATVASCVNQLANMLHSIINAASPSYAANPSVNKDLQHLIKLIREYQRGASSFLIRYHATNLPIINRCQTYIKMFDHVTQILRFTDPEAYNVVMKAVEVPAGWDGNVVQNEFLALYFYHGHYDPTGTKPTTDPVLEPLRYMRHCPSHVMLRGGLVAFTRTDLGFALYQRMPQVVLSMQMALQRLGELKYLGTESDFQGLLRIQI
- the LOC119318259 gene encoding uncharacterized protein LOC119318259 isoform X2: MFPVAGLSRAGGESALCLTCSLFMWISRQRTFSLCHLISGFLIIRFPFSLDEYKDRAHMFLLGDRQWRDGILKWNIRSLRYEYICTEAKNRRG
- the LOC119318259 gene encoding uncharacterized protein LOC119318259 isoform X1, giving the protein MLPLSLSRVKTQPPWIGRRWLLGVAFFLKTPPLGWLCLTCSLFMWISRQRTFSLCHLISGFLIIRFPFSLDEYKDRAHMFLLGDRQWRDGILKWNIRSLRYEYICTEAKNRRG
- the LOC119318259 gene encoding serine/threonine-protein kinase AFC2-like isoform X4; protein product: MPAALRRRSTSWSQHRVLAHAPPLLVPGENPTPLDWAAMASWRRFLLEDAAFGMAMPDLQLIHVDLKTENILLVSPDIRVPDYKY
- the LOC119318259 gene encoding serine/threonine-protein kinase AFC2-like isoform X3, which produces MPAALRRRSTSWSQHRVLAHAPPLLVPGENPTPLDWAAMASWRRFLLEDAAFGMAMPDLQLIHVDLKTENILLVSPDIRVPDYKVSFFSR